A single genomic interval of Desulfovibrio sp. UCD-KL4C harbors:
- a CDS encoding PLP-dependent aminotransferase family protein: protein MTNWNPVLEGEGGPKYCALADAIERDIFAGKLNPGDRLPTHRELADELEINVSTVTRGYVEAERRGLISGTVGRGTFVASDARTYSSMVSFEPHAPSLIELGSANSLYDLDPDIQEGLKRLIRRKNSNAFMRYTDPRGLPEHRAAGAEWCKRYRLEVTPDDVLVCSGAQHALTCCLTGLFRAGDRIATDAFTYPGIKTLAAMLGIRLVPITMDGEGMLPEALDTVCRRESIAGLYLMPGVQNPTTACMSASRRENIALIARKHALTLIEDDAYGLTVQSSLPPISSLVPERSVHIAGLSKPLAVGLRVAFMSSPKPLRDKLSHAILNTIWMTPSLNAELASEWIKDGTADRVVRLKQDEVGKRFSAVKGLLSGLTYFGRPTGRFLWIKLPEPWRGYSLEARAREAGVNIFGAEKFAVGDSIVPAMARISISGARTTDELLQGVNILLEILRKG, encoded by the coding sequence ATGACAAATTGGAATCCAGTATTAGAAGGCGAAGGAGGTCCAAAGTATTGCGCGTTGGCTGATGCTATTGAGCGTGATATTTTTGCGGGTAAGCTCAACCCCGGGGATAGACTCCCCACACATCGTGAACTTGCTGATGAACTTGAGATAAATGTCAGCACTGTTACACGTGGTTATGTTGAGGCTGAGCGGCGCGGTTTGATATCTGGAACAGTGGGACGTGGAACTTTTGTAGCTTCGGACGCGCGTACTTATTCTTCAATGGTTTCATTTGAGCCGCATGCACCAAGTCTTATTGAGCTTGGTTCAGCTAACAGTCTTTATGATCTTGATCCAGATATTCAGGAAGGTTTGAAAAGGCTTATCCGCCGGAAAAATTCAAATGCCTTTATGCGTTATACAGATCCGCGTGGATTGCCTGAACATCGCGCGGCAGGAGCAGAGTGGTGTAAACGCTATCGGCTTGAAGTTACTCCCGATGATGTTTTAGTTTGTTCAGGGGCGCAACATGCACTTACCTGTTGCCTGACAGGATTGTTCCGTGCTGGGGATCGTATTGCTACAGATGCGTTTACTTATCCCGGCATAAAAACTCTGGCCGCAATGCTCGGCATTAGATTAGTTCCGATTACAATGGATGGGGAGGGTATGCTTCCCGAAGCACTGGATACTGTCTGTCGCAGGGAGAGCATTGCGGGGCTTTATCTTATGCCCGGAGTACAGAACCCAACTACAGCATGTATGTCTGCTTCTAGGCGTGAAAATATTGCTTTAATCGCACGCAAGCATGCTCTTACTCTTATTGAAGACGATGCCTACGGGCTTACAGTACAAAGTTCGCTGCCTCCGATTTCTTCTTTGGTTCCTGAAAGAAGTGTACATATCGCAGGGCTTTCCAAACCGCTCGCTGTGGGATTACGGGTGGCTTTTATGTCATCCCCCAAACCTTTGCGAGATAAGCTGTCGCATGCAATTTTGAATACGATTTGGATGACTCCTTCACTTAATGCAGAACTTGCTTCGGAATGGATTAAAGATGGAACTGCAGATAGAGTCGTCAGACTTAAACAGGATGAAGTTGGAAAAAGATTTTCAGCTGTTAAAGGTTTACTTTCTGGACTGACTTACTTTGGTAGACCGACTGGGCGTTTCCTTTGGATTAAGTTGCCTGAACCGTGGCGTGGATATTCTTTAGAGGCCCGCGCCCGTGAAGCCGGAGTAAATATATTCGGTGCTGAGAAATTTGCTGTAGGCGACAGCATTGTGCCCGCAATGGCAAGAATTTCGATCAGCGGGGCGCGCACTACTGATGAACTATTGCAGGGAGTAAATATTTTACTGGAGATTTTGCGAAAGGGGTAG
- a CDS encoding LysE family translocator gives MQNNFWFFLLFVIAMTVTPGPGNLAMLALGQTVGFKKSIPFLTGLIAGSVAVTSLVSIGLGALYINSPRTASVFKIISVMYIIYLAIKVVRMNVQTPEEVRPFTIYDGLVLHPLNPKAWATSIAIFSQFADPAEPRFLEIGIFVLTFAFTGLISQSLWGIVGSSLLRAMRTHKLRLCINCLMAVLMIGTTLYALYS, from the coding sequence ATGCAAAATAATTTTTGGTTCTTTTTACTTTTTGTTATCGCCATGACTGTGACACCAGGTCCCGGTAATTTGGCAATGCTTGCACTTGGGCAAACAGTAGGATTTAAAAAATCCATACCTTTTTTAACCGGACTGATTGCGGGAAGCGTAGCTGTAACTTCACTTGTATCCATAGGATTAGGTGCGTTATACATAAACTCGCCGCGAACTGCTTCCGTTTTTAAAATTATAAGCGTTATGTACATCATTTATTTAGCTATAAAAGTAGTACGTATGAACGTGCAAACGCCAGAAGAAGTAAGACCATTCACAATATATGACGGCCTTGTACTACACCCTTTGAATCCTAAAGCTTGGGCCACAAGTATCGCAATATTCAGTCAATTTGCAGATCCTGCCGAACCAAGATTTTTAGAAATCGGCATATTTGTACTTACGTTTGCATTCACAGGTTTAATAAGCCAAAGTTTATGGGGTATAGTCGGCTCATCATTGTTACGAGCAATGCGCACCCATAAACTGAGATTGTGCATAAACTGTTTAATGGCAGTGCTTATGATAGGTACAACTTTATACGCTCTTTATAGCTAA
- a CDS encoding NAD(P)-dependent oxidoreductase, translated as MGKKIGWIGTGVMGSSMCMHLVKAGHEAFIYNRTKSKAAELIEAGATWCDSPATVAKKADIIFTIVGYPTDVEQTILGSEGVLANADAGKIIIDMTTSEPALAELIHAEAVDKNVGSLDAPVSGGDLGARNATLAIMVGGEEKVFNKVKDLFDIMGQNVQLMGKAGAGQHTKMCNQILIAGTMIGVVESLLYAQKANMNLDEVIDVIGSGAAGSWSINNLGRRIASSDFNPGFFIKHFVKDMGIALDEAKRMKLALPGLALVNQFYISAMAMGYEELGTQGLYKVLEKMNAI; from the coding sequence ATGGGTAAAAAAATCGGATGGATCGGAACCGGCGTAATGGGAAGCTCAATGTGCATGCACCTTGTAAAAGCAGGGCACGAAGCTTTTATATACAATCGCACAAAATCAAAAGCTGCCGAGCTGATTGAAGCAGGAGCAACATGGTGTGATTCCCCAGCAACAGTCGCTAAAAAAGCGGATATTATCTTCACTATCGTTGGCTACCCAACCGATGTTGAACAGACAATCCTCGGCTCTGAAGGCGTGCTTGCTAATGCTGATGCCGGAAAAATTATTATTGATATGACAACTTCCGAGCCGGCATTAGCGGAGCTTATCCACGCCGAAGCCGTTGATAAAAATGTTGGCTCCCTTGATGCGCCAGTTTCGGGTGGCGATTTGGGAGCACGTAATGCAACGCTTGCAATCATGGTCGGCGGAGAAGAAAAAGTTTTTAATAAGGTCAAAGATCTTTTCGATATAATGGGCCAGAATGTTCAGCTCATGGGCAAAGCAGGAGCCGGACAGCATACCAAGATGTGCAATCAGATTCTAATCGCCGGAACCATGATCGGAGTAGTGGAATCACTGCTTTATGCTCAAAAAGCAAATATGAATCTTGATGAAGTCATTGACGTTATCGGATCCGGCGCAGCAGGATCATGGTCCATAAACAACTTAGGCCGCAGAATTGCCTCCAGCGACTTCAACCCCGGCTTTTTCATCAAACATTTTGTAAAAGACATGGGTATTGCTCTCGATGAAGCTAAGCGTATGAAGCTGGCTCTCCCCGGACTGGCCCTTGTAAACCAGTTCTATATTTCTGCTATGGCAATGGGATATGAAGAACTTGGAACGCAGGGACTTTATAAAGTTCTCGAAAAAATGAACGCAATTTAA
- a CDS encoding LysR family transcriptional regulator produces the protein MEFYQLKSFLTVAREGNLTKASVLLHLSQSALSNQIKSLEGELGTDLFHRMPRGMELSFAGRKLLSHAETAVRAIEDFGTAARGLGDNLSGKLSVGLNTDPSFLRIADLDLRMGVQFPLVALEFLPSQTLATTSLLNGGVLDAGFRFGKSVDSGICEEWIIDSRLCIVIPSRIAKDVSKLDWAEVAALPWIWTRCECPFHHAVRERMDEYGLNPNTVADALDELIVRELVAAGKGVSVMRADMAEELVKKGQVEIWDDSLTTPLCLAYHEKNADNPIIAEFISVVRNVWG, from the coding sequence ATGGAATTTTATCAACTCAAATCCTTTTTGACAGTGGCTAGAGAAGGCAATTTGACTAAGGCATCTGTTCTTCTTCATCTTAGTCAATCAGCTCTTAGTAATCAGATTAAATCTCTTGAAGGAGAGCTTGGGACAGATTTGTTTCATCGTATGCCAAGAGGGATGGAGCTTTCTTTTGCTGGACGTAAATTGCTTTCGCATGCGGAAACAGCTGTTAGAGCTATTGAAGATTTCGGCACAGCAGCGCGCGGTCTTGGAGATAACCTTTCCGGAAAACTTAGTGTGGGGCTGAACACGGACCCTTCATTTTTGCGTATCGCGGATTTGGACTTACGCATGGGAGTTCAGTTTCCTCTCGTAGCTCTTGAATTTTTACCTTCGCAGACGCTTGCGACCACCAGTCTTTTGAACGGCGGAGTTCTTGATGCCGGTTTCAGGTTTGGAAAATCAGTGGATAGTGGAATTTGTGAAGAGTGGATTATTGATTCACGGTTATGCATCGTTATACCGTCACGAATTGCGAAAGATGTTTCGAAACTAGATTGGGCGGAAGTTGCGGCCCTCCCATGGATTTGGACCAGATGCGAATGCCCTTTTCATCATGCTGTACGCGAGCGTATGGATGAATACGGGCTTAATCCGAATACAGTTGCGGATGCTCTGGATGAGCTGATTGTTCGCGAGCTGGTTGCTGCGGGTAAAGGAGTCTCTGTTATGCGTGCGGATATGGCTGAAGAGCTTGTAAAAAAAGGCCAAGTAGAGATTTGGGATGATTCACTAACAACTCCGCTGTGTCTGGCTTACCATGAAAAGAACGCAGATAATCCTATTATTGCTGAATTTATTTCAGTTGTCAGAAATGTCTGGGGTTAA
- a CDS encoding APC family permease, with protein MQAGKLGPILLCGLMIGPVLGSGIFILPPLVIEKAGQWAFPAWLAIMLINAAFAYVFGWLSVMYPGESGVTKAVEKAFSPRIKMLTSFYLIASVCIGPAAVLLTIGEYLSACTVTVNTSPPVIALAMIPLLLIIQLQRIRNIGTISFSLSSIGSLLLFSGGMLTLFSAGLPQIDLPPFSFHNFGGSMLLLFWIVVGWEVIGNYSNEIDKPSISIPRAVTYSVLAISLVEIAVAGGMQFGIPTGSAPGVSRLLIPIFGGFSSLVGGILVFGLCATTYLSIVGAVSRLLVSLAEESRIPAIFSWRMKNNAPIVAICVICGMHVIDLLLAVTGVVDLSGLVSFANAFFLSNSLICVLAGLRLFNTKFRKILAVILALALTVVLLQSSPAAIIAVILIALWTCFPEIKTRIARKRKIASDSA; from the coding sequence ATGCAAGCAGGAAAACTCGGCCCCATACTTCTTTGCGGGCTCATGATAGGCCCGGTACTTGGTTCAGGAATATTTATTCTTCCTCCACTTGTTATTGAAAAAGCCGGACAATGGGCCTTTCCAGCATGGCTGGCAATCATGCTGATTAATGCAGCATTTGCATATGTATTCGGATGGCTTTCAGTTATGTACCCAGGTGAAAGCGGAGTAACCAAAGCAGTTGAAAAAGCATTCAGCCCGCGTATAAAAATGCTCACATCCTTCTATTTAATTGCTTCAGTCTGCATAGGACCAGCAGCAGTACTTTTAACCATAGGAGAATACCTGTCTGCCTGCACAGTAACAGTAAATACCAGTCCTCCAGTAATTGCTCTAGCGATGATTCCACTGCTTCTTATAATTCAACTTCAACGTATCAGAAACATAGGGACCATTTCCTTTTCCCTTTCCTCCATAGGATCGTTACTCTTATTTTCCGGAGGAATGCTAACTCTATTCAGTGCAGGACTGCCCCAAATAGATCTGCCACCTTTCAGTTTCCATAATTTTGGAGGATCAATGCTGCTACTGTTCTGGATTGTTGTTGGGTGGGAAGTCATCGGCAACTACAGTAACGAAATTGATAAGCCGTCCATAAGCATTCCACGAGCAGTAACATATAGTGTGCTAGCCATATCCCTTGTAGAAATAGCTGTTGCAGGCGGTATGCAGTTCGGAATACCTACCGGAAGTGCTCCAGGAGTATCCCGTCTCTTAATACCTATTTTCGGAGGTTTTTCCTCACTGGTAGGAGGTATTTTAGTATTCGGACTTTGTGCAACAACCTACCTTTCCATTGTCGGTGCAGTATCACGTCTTCTGGTTTCATTAGCAGAAGAAAGCAGAATCCCGGCAATCTTTTCTTGGCGTATGAAAAACAACGCACCAATTGTAGCCATATGCGTTATTTGCGGTATGCATGTCATAGATTTACTTTTAGCCGTAACAGGTGTTGTTGATCTGTCCGGATTGGTTTCCTTTGCCAATGCCTTCTTTCTTTCAAATTCATTAATCTGCGTTCTCGCAGGACTTCGTCTATTCAACACAAAATTCAGAAAAATATTAGCGGTAATTCTTGCACTGGCTTTAACAGTAGTTCTGCTTCAATCGTCCCCAGCAGCCATTATTGCAGTCATACTTATAGCCTTGTGGACCTGCTTTCCAGAAATAAAAACACGCATAGCTAGAAAAAGAAAAATCGCAAGCGATAGCGCTTAA
- a CDS encoding methyl-accepting chemotaxis protein, with protein MFNFFLNMKVSTKLFLFSLLSVILLACLSLSSFLGLSKQEKLNDSVFSESFQSYVVSIDLIDQIKTINIKAYNVLNMANVGFPDEEIEAAVKPLPEYLDKIEKHIQGIISGMKPENQLYPVYTSTLKNYTEYKKLMLQVINAVTFDTDIAFASLSSAEQFYKQLNNQLVKLKQLEVESMSKKHIHVNELGSSIVHNMTVFSCIIALITLFLGFTMSQSILRPVHRLMAFADGLSGGNLSLRFESKTGDEIGQLGSVMNVMAQQVEEAMDEVKQKAVDAELEAKSAQEAKKHSEVMALQAEEQKQKLLDAAEQLEAMAQALKDSAVELNARTSQVSKAVGEQRDRFAETATAITEMSSTAISIAGNAESSSGEAGQAAAEAEDGVESLQGVIDGIGKVKTNSEGLKVNMTELVGFVSEIGSIIGIISDIADQTNLLALNAAIEAARAGEAGRGFAVVADEVRKLAEKTMLATTDVGKNITSIQESSRRSSAATDEALEAIIKVNEMADGSGELLKEIVHSVHLASDGIHTIATAAEEQSATTEEITRATDDVNELTLTISEEMELTAAATNQVAELADELYRFVEHIRNT; from the coding sequence ATGTTTAATTTCTTCCTGAATATGAAAGTGTCTACCAAGCTGTTTTTGTTTAGTTTATTGAGTGTTATTCTACTTGCCTGTCTTTCCCTTAGTTCTTTTCTAGGCCTTAGCAAGCAGGAAAAATTAAATGACTCCGTATTTTCTGAGAGTTTTCAGAGCTATGTAGTTTCTATTGATTTAATCGATCAAATCAAAACGATTAATATTAAGGCATATAATGTATTAAACATGGCGAATGTCGGCTTTCCCGATGAAGAAATTGAAGCCGCTGTTAAACCTCTCCCCGAATATCTAGATAAAATTGAAAAACATATTCAGGGAATTATTTCGGGTATGAAGCCGGAAAACCAGCTTTATCCAGTTTATACCAGTACTCTTAAGAATTACACTGAATACAAAAAGTTAATGTTGCAGGTTATTAATGCCGTTACTTTTGACACGGACATTGCTTTTGCCTCTCTTTCTTCCGCAGAACAATTCTATAAACAACTCAACAATCAATTAGTTAAACTTAAGCAGCTTGAAGTTGAGAGTATGTCTAAAAAACATATTCACGTTAATGAGCTGGGCAGTAGTATAGTTCATAATATGACTGTTTTTTCATGTATTATTGCCTTGATTACTTTATTTTTGGGCTTCACCATGAGTCAGTCAATTCTGCGTCCTGTGCACAGACTTATGGCTTTTGCAGATGGACTGTCCGGTGGTAATCTTTCTTTGCGCTTTGAATCCAAAACCGGAGATGAAATAGGACAGCTTGGTTCTGTGATGAATGTTATGGCCCAGCAGGTTGAGGAAGCAATGGATGAGGTTAAACAAAAAGCTGTTGATGCAGAGCTGGAAGCCAAATCTGCTCAAGAAGCTAAAAAACATTCTGAAGTGATGGCGCTGCAGGCCGAAGAGCAAAAGCAAAAGCTACTAGATGCCGCGGAGCAACTTGAAGCTATGGCGCAGGCTTTAAAAGATTCAGCAGTTGAACTAAATGCTCGTACTTCTCAGGTTTCCAAAGCTGTAGGTGAACAGCGTGATAGATTTGCTGAAACTGCAACGGCAATAACGGAAATGAGCTCTACAGCAATTTCTATTGCAGGCAACGCCGAAAGTTCTTCTGGTGAAGCTGGGCAGGCCGCAGCGGAAGCCGAAGACGGAGTTGAATCTTTGCAAGGTGTAATTGACGGCATCGGTAAAGTAAAAACCAACAGTGAAGGTCTTAAAGTCAATATGACTGAGTTGGTAGGATTTGTTAGTGAGATTGGAAGTATCATTGGTATTATCAGTGATATTGCAGATCAGACAAATTTGCTTGCACTTAACGCAGCTATTGAAGCTGCGAGAGCAGGAGAAGCTGGTCGCGGTTTTGCGGTTGTAGCTGATGAAGTCCGTAAACTTGCAGAGAAAACCATGTTAGCGACAACCGATGTTGGTAAGAATATTACATCTATTCAAGAAAGCAGCAGACGTAGCTCTGCGGCTACTGATGAGGCCCTTGAAGCTATCATTAAGGTAAATGAAATGGCTGACGGTTCTGGGGAATTACTTAAAGAAATAGTTCATTCTGTGCATCTCGCTTCGGATGGCATTCATACTATTGCAACTGCTGCAGAAGAGCAATCTGCTACCACTGAAGAAATAACGCGCGCTACAGACGATGTTAACGAGCTTACTTTAACCATTTCAGAAGAAATGGAATTAACTGCTGCCGCTACAAATCAGGTGGCGGAGTTAGCTGATGAACTTTATCGCTTTGTAGAGCACATACGTAATACTTAA
- a CDS encoding cache domain-containing protein: protein MKKVFVTSVVCMILLMASVAMADDKAKAVAAVNAVAAYYDAHGKDATIAELSKPAAGNAFKEFAPLYVFAYDTNYKMVAHFKTKLIGRNYENLPDVKGKKFRKEIVDTAVKNGEGWVDYWYKNPATGKLAEKTTYAKKIGDIIIACGVYK, encoded by the coding sequence ATGAAAAAAGTTTTTGTGACATCAGTTGTTTGCATGATTTTGTTAATGGCAAGTGTTGCTATGGCTGACGATAAAGCTAAAGCAGTAGCCGCAGTTAATGCTGTTGCTGCATATTATGATGCCCATGGTAAAGACGCAACTATTGCTGAACTTAGTAAACCTGCTGCTGGTAATGCATTTAAAGAATTCGCTCCACTCTATGTGTTTGCATATGACACAAATTACAAAATGGTTGCTCATTTCAAAACTAAACTTATCGGTAGAAATTATGAAAATCTTCCAGATGTTAAAGGCAAGAAGTTCCGTAAGGAAATTGTAGATACAGCTGTTAAAAATGGCGAAGGCTGGGTGGATTATTGGTATAAAAATCCTGCTACTGGTAAACTTGCTGAAAAGACAACATATGCTAAAAAAATCGGGGATATTATTATTGCCTGTGGCGTATATAAATAA
- a CDS encoding DsrE family protein, with product MSEKTHLYILWTNADVEVAEKMVFMYGVNSLLKGWWEEVTIILWGPTVKLVTENETVQKLISESLEAGVNMSACRSCAEMYGLSEAIEAQGVEVIYWGEPLTDLLKNNEKILTV from the coding sequence ATGAGCGAGAAAACACATCTTTATATTTTATGGACTAATGCTGACGTTGAAGTCGCAGAAAAAATGGTATTTATGTACGGAGTCAATTCTTTGCTTAAAGGGTGGTGGGAGGAAGTAACCATAATTTTATGGGGTCCGACGGTTAAGCTAGTAACTGAGAATGAGACTGTACAAAAGCTTATTTCAGAATCCTTAGAAGCAGGAGTAAATATGAGTGCGTGCCGATCCTGCGCCGAAATGTACGGTTTATCCGAAGCCATTGAAGCACAAGGTGTTGAGGTTATTTATTGGGGAGAACCACTGACCGATCTACTTAAAAATAATGAAAAGATATTGACCGTGTAA
- a CDS encoding PrpF domain-containing protein codes for MISNTVSHVPKFTLRVRNSIVEFPVHYMRGGTSTGLVIHESLAPSNTDLREELLRHLMGVPLVGDSQGNRQITGLGRGPATSNKVFLADIEIADGRQRIVSTLAQLAADHAAIDWSVNCGNMSSALQIWALDNELLSTNEATIEIDIRNTNTGIVTKSRMTRNASGNFAVADIPGVDGPFPAVDLFLLEPVGSKTGRLLPTGQPRETIGGHTVSCVDVAVPMVIADAEEFNKTGYEPAAELASDRIFMESLRTIWVEAGLRMGLKRYDGTLMNADDLARSETIPKICIVAPPIQGGSISVRYFTPQTGHASMAVSGGCCLAAAALIPGSVANKIAQGLPALSGKNMEVAVAIENPAGILEATIIARQGEEGLAINSAAYRRNTQILMRGHVPLYRASSALVKALRNKD; via the coding sequence ATGATATCTAACACTGTTTCTCATGTTCCAAAATTTACACTCCGTGTCCGTAATAGCATCGTTGAGTTTCCAGTGCATTACATGCGTGGAGGCACCTCGACAGGCCTTGTCATCCATGAGAGTTTGGCGCCATCTAACACGGACTTGCGTGAAGAACTGTTACGTCACCTAATGGGCGTGCCGCTCGTTGGCGATAGTCAAGGCAACCGCCAGATCACAGGGCTCGGCCGCGGGCCGGCGACCAGCAATAAAGTATTCTTAGCTGATATTGAAATAGCAGATGGACGACAGCGTATCGTCAGCACTTTAGCCCAGCTTGCCGCTGACCATGCGGCTATCGACTGGAGCGTCAACTGTGGCAATATGTCCTCCGCGCTCCAGATATGGGCACTCGACAACGAGTTGCTCTCCACCAATGAAGCCACGATTGAGATCGATATCCGCAACACCAACACGGGCATCGTCACCAAAAGTAGGATGACACGCAATGCAAGCGGAAACTTTGCCGTAGCAGATATTCCTGGAGTGGACGGCCCCTTTCCGGCAGTAGACCTCTTTCTACTCGAACCAGTCGGATCCAAAACCGGGCGGCTACTGCCGACTGGCCAACCGCGCGAGACTATAGGTGGACATACCGTCTCATGCGTTGACGTCGCCGTGCCGATGGTGATCGCGGATGCGGAGGAGTTTAATAAGACCGGGTACGAGCCCGCTGCCGAACTCGCAAGCGACAGGATATTCATGGAATCCTTGCGGACCATATGGGTCGAAGCCGGACTGCGCATGGGGTTAAAACGATACGACGGTACATTGATGAACGCCGACGATCTAGCCCGTAGCGAAACTATCCCCAAAATATGCATCGTTGCGCCGCCCATACAAGGTGGTTCGATTTCTGTCAGGTATTTTACGCCGCAGACTGGACATGCATCTATGGCTGTGTCCGGAGGGTGCTGCCTAGCAGCAGCGGCGCTTATCCCCGGAAGTGTTGCAAATAAAATCGCGCAGGGGTTGCCTGCGCTCAGCGGCAAGAACATGGAAGTAGCTGTGGCAATCGAAAATCCTGCAGGCATCCTTGAAGCCACTATCATCGCGCGGCAAGGGGAGGAAGGACTCGCCATTAACAGCGCAGCTTATCGGCGCAACACGCAGATCCTGATGCGCGGGCATGTCCCTCTATACCGGGCCTCGTCAGCATTGGTAAAAGCTTTGCGTAATAAAGACTGA
- a CDS encoding ACP S-malonyltransferase encodes MSDLSILFPGQGSQEPGMGRELAEEWSVAMDMWKFAESESGLPLREIYWQGSPADMAKTDALQPALTVVNLSLWQYLKDSLKPVATAGHSLGEFASLGASGILSINDTIKAVSLRGKLMSQVGNPDHGMAAVLKLAQSDVEEAVEIARSESGKELRVANYNSPAQYVISGEKAAIDAAGAVVKDKKGRAIPLPVSGAFHSPLIQEAADEFATYLEKMDWNIPAFPVYFNATATPEKNPAEIKKIMCAQMTSSVRWIEIIANQYEAGVKTFFELGPKGVLTKLLAANLKGKEYEGKGIGNLEQAHEFK; translated from the coding sequence ATGTCTGATTTATCAATACTTTTTCCCGGTCAAGGTTCACAGGAACCCGGAATGGGACGCGAGCTTGCAGAAGAATGGTCCGTTGCAATGGATATGTGGAAGTTTGCCGAAAGCGAAAGCGGACTTCCTTTAAGAGAAATATACTGGCAGGGCTCTCCTGCTGATATGGCTAAAACAGATGCTCTTCAGCCTGCGCTGACAGTTGTTAACCTGTCACTCTGGCAGTATCTTAAAGACAGCCTTAAACCTGTTGCAACAGCCGGACACAGTCTTGGTGAGTTTGCATCACTCGGAGCATCAGGGATTCTCAGCATCAATGACACAATCAAAGCTGTTTCACTACGCGGCAAGTTAATGTCACAGGTTGGAAATCCTGATCATGGCATGGCAGCTGTTCTTAAGCTTGCTCAAAGCGATGTTGAAGAAGCTGTTGAAATAGCAAGAAGTGAGTCCGGCAAAGAGCTTAGAGTTGCTAACTACAATTCACCTGCGCAGTATGTAATAAGCGGTGAAAAAGCAGCTATTGATGCAGCCGGAGCAGTTGTAAAAGATAAGAAAGGGCGTGCAATACCTCTTCCAGTCAGCGGAGCATTTCATAGTCCGCTTATTCAGGAAGCAGCTGATGAATTTGCAACATATCTTGAAAAAATGGACTGGAATATTCCTGCTTTTCCTGTGTATTTTAATGCAACAGCAACCCCTGAAAAGAATCCTGCTGAAATTAAAAAAATTATGTGCGCGCAGATGACATCATCAGTGCGCTGGATTGAAATTATAGCTAATCAATATGAAGCTGGCGTGAAGACTTTCTTTGAACTCGGTCCAAAAGGGGTTCTCACCAAACTTCTCGCAGCCAATCTTAAAGGTAAAGAATACGAAGGTAAGGGAATCGGTAATCTTGAGCAGGCTCACGAATTTAAATAG
- a CDS encoding response regulator has product MANILVLDDVIDAGVLLKRILERKGHNVLVYSEEEEALKYITKNKIDLAILDIKLKKMTGVEVLELIKEISTDIKVIMLTGYPTLETARASVKHGADEYCVKPIDKEELESKVAEVLGS; this is encoded by the coding sequence ATGGCAAATATTTTAGTTCTTGATGATGTAATTGACGCAGGGGTTTTACTCAAACGTATTCTTGAGCGTAAAGGGCACAATGTTCTAGTTTACTCTGAAGAAGAAGAGGCCCTTAAGTATATTACAAAAAACAAGATTGATTTGGCTATTCTGGACATAAAGCTTAAAAAAATGACCGGAGTTGAGGTTTTAGAATTAATTAAAGAAATATCCACAGATATTAAAGTGATTATGCTTACCGGATATCCTACTTTGGAAACAGCACGTGCATCGGTTAAACATGGTGCCGATGAATACTGTGTAAAACCTATTGATAAAGAAGAGCTTGAATCAAAGGTTGCGGAAGTTCTGGGCAGTTAG